The following DNA comes from Chitinophaga nivalis.
CGCAGATCCTGCCGGGAGTGACCATTGTACGGGCGATGCCTAATACGGCGATTGCCATCCAGGAGTCGATTACCTGTATCTGTTCTAAAAATGCTACGGATGAGCAGATCGGTTATGTAAAGCGGATGTTCGACCAGCTGGGCGCCACCGTAAGTATTGATGAGAAACTGATGGATGCTGCAACAGTGCTGGGAGCCTGTGGTATTGCCTATGCCTTGCGGTATATCCGGGCTAATATCCAGGGAGGGATTGAAATAGGGTTTGATGCCCAGACAGCCAGCCTGATAGCCGCGCAAACCGTAAAGGGGGCTGCCGAGCTGCTGATCCGGGAGAAACGTCATCCGGAAGAAGAAATAGACAAGGTAACCACGCCTAAAGGGTGCACAATAGCAGGTCTCAATGAAATGGAGCACCAGGGGTTCAGTTCTTCTCTTATTAAAGGAATTACAGCTTCGTACCAGAAAATTGCGAAGGACTAGTCCTTTCGGGGGTATTCAAAAAAGAGGAATTTTTTCTTTGCCAGGTCAAAATCTTTCCAGCAGTTGGTATCTGCCTGCACGGCGAAAATACCGGTGGTGGGCACATTATCAATTCTGATTTCTTCGGTCAGGTAGTTGGCAAAGTCAGTGATTCCGGGGTTGTGTGCGAAAATGGCGACTGCGTTGAAATCATCATCAATTTTGGTGATTACTTTGAGGAAGGTGGCGGCGTAACACAGATACAGCTCTTCTTCCAGCAGGATGGCCTGTTTGGGGTACTTCCATTCCCCGGCCATTATTTTGGCCGTGGTGCGGGTACGTTTGGCAGGGCTGGCAATGATCAGTTCCGGTACCATTCCCCGTTCCAACAGGCGGTTTGCCATTTCCGGGGCATTTTGTTTCCCCCTCTTATTCAGGGGGCGGTCAAAGTCATCCATGTCCGGATCGGTCCAGCTGGATTTTGCATGACGGATGAGTAGTAATGTTTTCATAGCCTGAAAACGGATAGTTAACGAAAACGAAAATACAGATTTTACAGGAAGTTAACTTGTTAGGCTAATATCGCCAGTTGCTGTGGGCTTATTTAAGATAAAATTAACATGGAAAGTAATAGTCATTTAAGGTATCTGTAGGCTTTATTATTGAGGGATGCCTTAAAAAAATTACGCATGATGTAGTTTGTCACCACATCATGCGTAATGTATCTAAAACCTTTATTGGTTATGCTTAGTAACCTCTTTCGTTTTTGCCTTCCATGAAATTCATGAAAGCCTTATTTACCACACGGTTGCCACCAGGAGTCGGATAGTCGCCTGTGAAATACCAGTCACCGAGGTTATTCGGGCAGGCTTCATGCAGGCTTTCTATGGATTGATAGATGACTTCCACTTCTGCACCAATACCGGCCGGCGTCAGGATCTCTGCAATTTTCGCAGAAATCTGTGCCGGTGTAAATGGCTTATATACGTGTTTTACTACGTTTTGTGCATGCAGGGTGTTGGTACGGTCTAACTCCTTGCAAAGGCCGTAGGCTTCCTGGAGGATGTGTTCCTTGCCATGATCTTTCAGGAGGGCAATGGCAGCCTGGAAGGCTACAAAATCCCCCATCTTGCTCATATCTATACCATAGCAATCCGGGTAGCGGATCTGTGGTGCAGAAGACACGACAATGATCTTTTTAGGTCCCAGGCGATCCAGCATCTTGATAATGCTTTCTTTCAGCGTGGTTCCACGTACGATGGAATCATCTATTACAACCAGGGAATCGATGCCAGGTCTTACGGTACCATAAGTGATATCGTATACGTGTTGCACCATTTCGTTCCGGCTGGAATCTTCTGTAATGAATGTGCGCATCTTCACATCCTTGATCGCTATTTTATCGATCCGGATGCGGCGGTTCACCATTTCATTGAGTTTCTCTTCATCGAAGTTTTCACCCCAGGAGAGAATACGTTCTACTTTTATTTTGTTGAGATAATCTTCCAGTCCTTTTAACAGGCCATAGAAGGCTACTTCAGCGGTATTCGGAATAAAAGAGAAGATGGTATTACGCAGGTCATTATCGATGGCCTTCAGAACAGTGCCGGATAAGTTACGACCCAGTGAAGTACGTTCTTTATATATTTTCTCGTCGTTACCACGGGAGAAATAGATTCTTTCAAAACTGCACGCTTTCCGTTCTTTCGGTTCCAGGATTTGCTCGATCTTATACTCACCGTTGTTTTTAACGATTAATGCATGCCCCGGCATCAGCTCCAGTACTTCGTTTTCGCCTACGTTGAAAGTAGTACGGATAGCGGCTCTTTCGGAAGCAGCTACAATCACATCATCATTGACGTAATAGTAAGAAGGACGGATACCGTGTGCATCACGGATCACAAAAGCATCACCGGTACCGATCAGTCCACACGCATGGTAACCGCCATCAAACATAGAGAAAGACTGTTGCAGGATGCGTTTTACATCCAGGCCGTTGCGGCGTTCTTCGTCTTCTTTAGTCAGGAAATGGTGTACGGTTTCCAGCATGGCCGCGAGGTCGCTGTTTTTGTGTACTTCACCTGGTTCTGCTTTGGAGAACTTGAACAGTTCATCTGCATTTACCAGGTTGAAATTACCGGCCATGGCGAGGTTGCGCGCAGGAATGGTATTGTAGCGTACGAAAGGATGGCAAAGTTCTACGTTGTTTTTGCCTTGGGTAGCATAGCGCAGGTGTCCCATCAGCAATTCACCGAGAAACCGGTTGTGGCCTTTCATCAGACCTGGGTACTTGGTAATTTCCGGCTGATACTTTTCTATTTCCTGTATTTCTTCACGGATCTTTCCAAACAGTTCACCGATCGCCTGTGGTGCACTGCTACGTAATCTGTGCATGAATGGAACACCCGGTTCCGTATCCAGTTTTACAGTAGCAATACCAGCGCCATCCTGGCCTCTGTTGTGTTGTTTCTCCATGAGCAGATACAGTTTGTTCAGCCCATAGAAAACGGTTCCATATTTTTGTTGGTAATAGGAGAACGGTTTTCTTAATCTTATAAATGCAAGACCGCATTCATGTTTGATTGCATCGCTCATTCAGGAAAATTGAAGTCGCAAAGGTACGCCAAAAAATCAGGAATCAACACATATACAAAATGCAAGAGGGAGATGACTTTCATATCAGTCATCTCCCTCTTGCTTTATATGTATGTAAGACAAGCCTATTCTTTTGCTAATCCGGCCATCCACTGACTGATGTGGCGGCATTCTTTGTATTCGTTATCTACGTGTACGTAGAAGGTTGGTATTTTTTCGATCAGCCATTTGTTGATGGCTTCAGCGCGTTTAATATCCAGGGTTCTGGCCTGTACGCGGGAATAATCATCCGTAAGATTTTCGCGGTGTGGCTGTGTCCGTGTTTTCAGGTATACGATACGTACTGCAGCACGACCGTTTTCGTCGGTAAACTGTACCGGTGCAGAGATGTTGCCTGGTTTCAGGGTATCCAGCATCAGCACAATATCTCTTTCAGAAGCATCGTCCAGCTGATCGATGGTGATGAGGGTACCGCCTTCGCCGGTTTTGGATTGCAGCATACCGCCATCAAATTTGGCGGAAGGAGCATCACTGTATTTCGCTACTGCTTCGGAGAAAGTAATTTTTCCTGCCAGTATGTTGCTGCGTACAGAGTCCAGTTTAGTAGTGCTGGAAGCGAGATCTGATTTGGTTACCGCTGCTCTTACGAGGATGTGTTGTACGGTTACGTTATCGCCCTGGCGTTTCAGCATCATGATCAGGTGATAGCCAAACTGGGATTTTACCGGAGAAGAGATTTCTCCTTCCTTTAAACGGAAAGCCGCTGCGAGGAAGTCAGGATCCCAGGTGTGTTTATCGTTACGGTTCAGGACATAAATCCCTTTGTTATCTTTTACGCCTGGATCTTCTGAGTAGAGGATGGCGAGAGAGCCGAATTCAGATTCTTTGCTGTTCACCCTTTTTTTGAAGTCCAGCAGCCGGTCGATGGCGTATTGGTCCATTTCACGGGTGGCTTTGGGTTGCAGAACGATGCTGCCTATTTCCAGTTCAGACTCATAAAATTTGAGACTGTCTTTAGGAATGGCGTCGTAGAAACGTTTTACTTCAGAGGGTGTTACTTTTACCGGTTCTATGATTTTGTTCCGCATCGCCTGTGCCAGCAACCCTTCTTTGATGGGCTGGCGAAAGCGTTCACGGAGCTGATATACAGAGTAGCCGGTTACTTCTTTCATTTTTTCTTTGGAGCCGTAGAGCTGCTCGAAATAGCGGATACGGTTTTCCATCTGGGCTTCCACATCGCCGTCGTTTACAGGTAAGCTGTCTCGTTCGGCCTGGAGTACCATCACTTTTTGGGAAATCAGCATTTCCAGTGTGTTGCAGGCAGCATCGGGAGGCAAAGTACCATCCGGGGAGTTGCGCATTTGGTCGGCCAGGGTGCCGTCCATATCGGATTTAAGGATGATCTTATCACCGACAACGCCGATAATTTTGTCTGCCACCAGTTTTTGCTGGGCCGTAGAAGCTTGCCAAAGCAGCAATGCTCCTGCAGATAATGCCAAAAGTTTCTTCATACAAAAGCGGTAAAATTCAAAAATAACCATTTAAAAATCAGTATGGAAGCTGCAACTGACGGATTTAACAAAAGTTTAGATGAATGAGGGAGGTCGTTGGTTAAAGCTGTTGAAGCGAAGAAACAAGCGGTTTTGTGCCCGGCTTATCTCTTCGCTTCAACAGTATATTATTTTCCCTTATTACAGGGTTCTTTTTACTTCTACTTCTTCGAAACCTTCGATGATGTCGTTTGGTCTCAGATCACTGTATCCACGTACACTCAGACCGCACTCCATGTTAGAAGCTACTTCTTTCACGTCGTCTTTATAACGTTTCAGAGAGCCGAGTTCGCCGGTGTGTACCACGATACCGTCGCGTACCACGTTGATACGGGTATTGCGGGTCAGCTTGCCATCGAGTACGAAACAACCTGCAACGGTAACCTTGTCGAATTTGTAAGTTTCGCGCACCTGTACGTTGCACACCACTTTCTTCTCGATTTTTGGTTCCAACATACCTTCCATCGCGCTCTTGATTTCATCAATGGCGTCGTAGATGATGGAGTAGTTACGGATTTCGATG
Coding sequences within:
- the proC gene encoding pyrroline-5-carboxylate reductase — its product is MSAKKIAIIGGGNLGAAIAWGLLKSGFSAAGDITVTKRNTGTLSALREAGVHTLTDNAVAIQESEVIVVALKPYNVREILQEFKASFDPARHILISVVTGVSLGDLSQILPGVTIVRAMPNTAIAIQESITCICSKNATDEQIGYVKRMFDQLGATVSIDEKLMDAATVLGACGIAYALRYIRANIQGGIEIGFDAQTASLIAAQTVKGAAELLIREKRHPEEEIDKVTTPKGCTIAGLNEMEHQGFSSSLIKGITASYQKIAKD
- a CDS encoding SixA phosphatase family protein, producing MKTLLLIRHAKSSWTDPDMDDFDRPLNKRGKQNAPEMANRLLERGMVPELIIASPAKRTRTTAKIMAGEWKYPKQAILLEEELYLCYAATFLKVITKIDDDFNAVAIFAHNPGITDFANYLTEEIRIDNVPTTGIFAVQADTNCWKDFDLAKKKFLFFEYPRKD
- a CDS encoding amidophosphoribosyltransferase, whose product is MEKQHNRGQDGAGIATVKLDTEPGVPFMHRLRSSAPQAIGELFGKIREEIQEIEKYQPEITKYPGLMKGHNRFLGELLMGHLRYATQGKNNVELCHPFVRYNTIPARNLAMAGNFNLVNADELFKFSKAEPGEVHKNSDLAAMLETVHHFLTKEDEERRNGLDVKRILQQSFSMFDGGYHACGLIGTGDAFVIRDAHGIRPSYYYVNDDVIVAASERAAIRTTFNVGENEVLELMPGHALIVKNNGEYKIEQILEPKERKACSFERIYFSRGNDEKIYKERTSLGRNLSGTVLKAIDNDLRNTIFSFIPNTAEVAFYGLLKGLEDYLNKIKVERILSWGENFDEEKLNEMVNRRIRIDKIAIKDVKMRTFITEDSSRNEMVQHVYDITYGTVRPGIDSLVVIDDSIVRGTTLKESIIKMLDRLGPKKIIVVSSAPQIRYPDCYGIDMSKMGDFVAFQAAIALLKDHGKEHILQEAYGLCKELDRTNTLHAQNVVKHVYKPFTPAQISAKIAEILTPAGIGAEVEVIYQSIESLHEACPNNLGDWYFTGDYPTPGGNRVVNKAFMNFMEGKNERGY
- a CDS encoding peptidylprolyl isomerase, with translation MKKLLALSAGALLLWQASTAQQKLVADKIIGVVGDKIILKSDMDGTLADQMRNSPDGTLPPDAACNTLEMLISQKVMVLQAERDSLPVNDGDVEAQMENRIRYFEQLYGSKEKMKEVTGYSVYQLRERFRQPIKEGLLAQAMRNKIIEPVKVTPSEVKRFYDAIPKDSLKFYESELEIGSIVLQPKATREMDQYAIDRLLDFKKRVNSKESEFGSLAILYSEDPGVKDNKGIYVLNRNDKHTWDPDFLAAAFRLKEGEISSPVKSQFGYHLIMMLKRQGDNVTVQHILVRAAVTKSDLASSTTKLDSVRSNILAGKITFSEAVAKYSDAPSAKFDGGMLQSKTGEGGTLITIDQLDDASERDIVLMLDTLKPGNISAPVQFTDENGRAAVRIVYLKTRTQPHRENLTDDYSRVQARTLDIKRAEAINKWLIEKIPTFYVHVDNEYKECRHISQWMAGLAKE